CACCGACATCGCCACCAAGGGCGGGCAGTTCGACGTGATGACCATCGGCCTGTACGAAGCGCCGATCTGGAGCAAGAAGGGCTGGCTGCAGGAACTCAAGACCGATGCGGCCTATGACGTGGACGACCTGCTGCCCGCGGTGCGCAGCGGCCTGTCGATGGACGGCAAGCTCTTTGCCGCGCCGTTCTATGCCGAGAGCTCGATGCTCATGTACCGCAAGGACCTGGCCGACAAGGCCGGCGTGCAGGTGCCGGAGCGCCCGACCTGGCCGCAGATCAAGGACCTGGCTTCCAAGATCCATGATCCCAAGAACGGCGTGTACGGCATCTGCCTGCGCGGCAAGCCGGGCTGGGGCGACAACATGGCCTTCATCACCACGCTGGTCAACACCTTCGGCGGCCAGTGGTTCGACATGCAGTGGAAGCCACAGCTCGAGTCCAAGCCCTGGAAGGAGGCGGTGAGCTTCTATGTGGACCTGCTCAAGAACTACGGCCCGCCCGGATCGTCGGCCAACAGCTTCAACGAGATCCTGGCGCTGACCAACTCCGGCAAGTGCGGCATGTGGGTGGATGCCACCATCGCGGCGTCCTTCGTCTCTGATCCGAAGCAGTCCAAGGTGGCGGCGCAGATGGCCTTCGCCCAGGCGCCGACGATGAACACCCCCAAGGGCGCGAACTGGCTGTGGTCCTGGAACCTGGCGATTCCCGCCGGCTCCAAGAAGGTGGCGGCGGCCCAGAAGTTCATCAGCTGGTCCACCAGCAAGGACTACATCCAACTGGTGGCCAAGACCAACGGCTGGGCGAATGTGCCCACCGGCACCCGCAAGAGCACCTACGCCAATCCGGAATTCCAGAAGGCCGCGCGCTTTGCCGCCGCGGAGAAGACCGCGATCGACTCGGCCAATCCGACCGATTCCACCCTGCCCAAGAGCCCGTATGTGGGCGTGCAGTTCGCCGCCATTCCGGAGTTCCAGGCCATCGGCATTGCCGTGGGCCAGCAGATGAGCTCGGCCCTGGCCGGCCGCACCACCGTCGACGCTGCGCTCAAGGCCGGCCAGGTGACGGCCGACCGGGAAATGCGCAAGGGCGGCTACTACAAGTAAGGCCCACGCCATCGGCCCACCGCGCCGGCGCACGGCGGCGCGGTGCTCGCCCGGCGGCTGCGGAGGCCGGTGTGCGGGCCGCGGCCGAGGAGCGATGAATGAGCCGATGACATGCGCCGATGAGTTGCGCCACTGCCCGTGCCGCTGCCCGTGCCGCTGCCTGGCGATGCCGGCGCCGCTCACTCGGGCGACTCAGGCCGTGCGTCGGCGCCAGCCGCGCCCGCGGCATCGGATGACTCGCCGCCTGGATCCTCCCGCTTGGGAACCTCGATGAAACGCTTGATTCCACGACTGCTGCTCGCACCCGCGATCGGAACGCTCTTCCTCTGGATGATCGTGCCGCTCGGGATGACGATCTATTTCTCGCTGATCCGCTACAACCTGATGCAGCCGGATCAGACCGGCTTTGCCGGGCTGGAGAACTTCGAGTTCTTCGTGACCGATCCGTCCTTCGGCGCCGCCGTGGTCAACACCCTGCTGTTGCTGGGCAGCGTGATCCTGGTCACCGTGGTGCTGGGCGTGGCCATCGCGCTGCTGATCCACGAACCCTTCCCTGGACGCGGCATCGTGCGGGTGCTGTTGATCTCGCCGTTCTTCGTCATGCCCACGGTCAATGCGCTGCTGTGGAAGAACATGATGATGAACCCCATCTACGGCGTGCTCGCCCAGGTGTGGATCTTCTTCGGCGCGCAGCCGGTGGACTGGCTCACCGACCATCCGCTGTTCTCGGTGATCGTGATGGTGGCCTGGCAGTGGCTGCCATTTGCCACGCTGATCTTCATGACCGCGCTGCAGAGCATGGACACCGAGCAGCTCGAAGCCGCCCGCATGGACGGCGCCACCTACCTCCAGCAGCTGCGCTACCTGTACCTGCCGCATCTGGGCCGCTCGATCGCGGTGGTGGTGATGATCGAAATGATCTTCCTGCTCGGCGTGTTTGCGGAGATCTACACGACCACCGCCGGCGGGCCGGGCGATGCCAGCACCAACGTCACCTTCCTGATCTTCAAGCAGGCGCTGTTGAACTTCGATGCCGGCGTGGCCTCGGCCGGTGCGCTGTTCGCGGTGGTGCTGGCCAATGTGGCCTCGCTGTTCCTCATCCGCCTGGTCGGCAAGAACCTCGACAAATAAGGAGCGCACCGAATGACCTCACGACGCCGTTCCGCGTTCTCTCCGGCCCTGGCCCTGCGCACCGTGGCAGCCTGGGCGGTGGCCTTGCTGCTGTTCTTCCCGCTGGCCTGGCTGTTCCTCACCGCCTTCAAGACCGAGCTGCAGGCCATTGCGGTGCCGCCGCAACTGATCTTCGCGCCGACCCTCGAGAACTTCCACGAGGTGCAGGAACGCAGCGACTACCTGCTCTATGCGAAGAACTCGGTCATCACCAGCGTGCTGTCCACGGTGCTGGGGCTGCTGCTGGCCGCGCCCGCGGCTTATGCGATGGCGTTTCATCGCGGCAAGTTCACCCGGGACATCCTGATGTGGATGCTCTCCACCAAGATGATGCCGGCGGTGGGCGCGCTGGTGCCGATCTATGTCCTGGCGCAGAAGAGCCATCTGCTGGACACCCAGCTGGCGCTCATCATCGTGTTTGCGATGTCCAACCTGCCCATCATGGTGTGGATGCTGTATTCGCACTTCAAGGACATCCCGCCCGAGATCCTGGAAGCCGCCCGCATGGATGGCACCACGCTCTGGCAGGAGGTGCGTCTGGTGCTGCTGCCGCTGGGCATGGGCGGCATTGCCTCCACCGGTCTGCTGTGCCTGGTGCTGTCCTGGAACGAGGCGTTCTGGAGCCTCAACCTCAGCGCCGCGAAGGCAGGGACCTTGGCCACGTTGATCGCCTCGTATTCCAGTCCGGAAGGACTGTTCTGGGCCAAGTTGTCCGCGGCGTCCCTCATGGCCATCGCGCCCATCGTGGTGTTTGGATGGTTCAGTCAGAAGCAGTTGGTCCAGGGCTTGACCTTCGGCGCGGTCAAGTAGGGCCTGGCCTCGTTCCGTCGCATCCCGTGGCATCCCGTCGCACCTTGCCGATCTCTTTCCACGTCACCACGTGCCGACCTCACGACGGTTTGCGTCGACCGGTCCCGGCATCTCAATGTTCCCAGGTGATCGCGTCATCACCGCACGATCTCAGGAGTCACCACCATGGCCTATCTTGAACTGCGCGGCATCGAAAAATTCTTTGCCCAGCATCGCGCCATCAAGGGCATCGACCTCACCATCGAGAAGGGCGAGTTCATCGTCTTCGTCGGGCCCTCGGGCTGCGGCAAATCCACGCTTCTGCGCCTGATTGCCGGCCTGGAGGAGATCGACGGCGGCACGCTGAGGCTCGACGGCCGCGACATCACCGAGCAGCCTTCCAGCAAACGCGACCTGGCGATGGTGTTCCAGAGCTATGCGCTGTATCCCCACATGAGCGTCTACGAGAACATGAGCTTCGCGCTCAAGCTCGCCAAGGTGGATCCGGCGGTCATTCGCGAAAAGGTGGAGCGTGCGGCCGATATCCTCAACCTCACCGCCTACCTGAAGCGCACCCCCAAGGAACTGTCCGGCGGTCAGCGTCAGCGGGTGGCGATCGGCCGCGCCATCGTGCGTGCGCCGAAGGTCTTCCTGTTTGACGAGCCGCTGTCCAACCTGGATGCCGCGCTGCGCGGCCAGACCCGGGTGGAGATCGCCAAGCTGCACCGCGACCTCGGCGCCACCACCATCTATGTGACCCATGACCAGGTCGAGGCCATGACCCTGGCCGACCGCGTGGTCGTGCTGCGCGACGGTCAGATCGAGCAGGTCGGCACGCCGCTGGAGCTCTACGACCGTCCGGCCAATCAGTTCGTGGCCCAGTTCATCGGCACGCCGCAGATGAATGTGGTGCCCAGCCTGCAACTGCCCGATGCGGTGCAGCAGCTCGGCCCGCAGGCCGCAGCGGGCGGCGCCATCGGGCTGCGTCCGGAGGCGGTGAGCGTGATGCCGAAGGGGCAGGGCGCGATCGCCGGACAGGTCTCGCTGGTCGAGTCCCTGGGCGCTGAAACCCTGCTGTATGTGCGCACGCTGGAAGGCGCCCAGTTGGTGGCCCGGATGAGTGAGCGCACCGGGCTGCAACCGGGCGACGACGTCTCGCTCAATGTTGCGACCGACGCCGCCCACTGGTTCGACAGCGCCGGCCGCGTGGTGCACGCACAGCGTGCCGTCTCCTGATCGACGGCGCACCACCGCACCACCGCACTACCTCACCACCGCTTCCCGGCGATCGGCAGCGACCTGGGTCGCTTCCGATCCGTCGCTTCCCGCATTCCCTGTTTTCCGACCCGCCATGACCACCGCTCAAGACACCCTCACCATCCTGCATCTCGGACTGGGTTCCTTCCACCGGGCCCACCAGGCGGTCTATCTGCATGAGCTGCATGCGCTCGGCGACACCCGCTGGGTGCTGGCGGGCGGCAATCTGCGGCCGGACATGCCGGAGACCATCGCCGCGCTGCAGGCCCAGGGCGGGGCCTACACGCTGGAGACGGTCAGCGCGCAAGGCGAGCGCCGCTACACCTGGATCGAATCGATCCGCACCGTGGTGAGCCACACGCCGGATCTGGCGGGCCTGATCGAGATCGCGGTGCGGCCCAGCACCCGCATCATCTCCTTCACCGTCACCGAGGCGGGCTACTACCTGGACAGCCGCCATCAGCTGGACTGGGCCGCCGCGCCCGATCTGCAGGCCGATCTGCAGGCGTTGCGCGACGGCCGCGCCGGCAGCACCCTCTATGGGGCGCTCACCACCTTGCTGCGTGCGCGCATGCAGGCCGGTGCGGGTGCGCTCACACTGCTGAACTGCGACAACCTGCGCCACAACGGCGATCGCTCGCGCGGCGGGCTGTTGCAGTTCGTCCGCGCCCTGGGCGACGACGCCCTGGCCGCCTGGATCGAGGCCCACACCACCAGCCCCAACGCGATGGTGGACCGCATCACGCCCCGCCCGACGCCCGAGGTCGCCGCCCGCGTGCTGACGGCGACCGGACGCACGGATCCGGCGGCCCTCATGGGCGAGAGCTTCATTCAATGGGTGATCGAAGACCGCTTCGCGAATGGTCGTCCCGACTGGGCGCGGGTGGGCGCGGAACTGGTCGAGTCGGTTGCACCGTATGAGGAGGCGAAGATCCGCCTGCTCAATGCCACCCACAGCTGCATTGCGTGGGCGGGCACGCTGGTCGGCTATCGCTTCATCCATGAAGGCACGCACGACCCGGCCATCCGCCAACTGGCCTACGACTATGTGACCGACGACACCATCCCGGTGCTGTCGCCCAGCCCCCTCGATCTGGCGGCCTATCGGGACGTGGTGCTGGAGCGCTTCGGCAATCCCGCGATCGAGGACACCAATCAGCGGGTGGCGATGGACGGCTTCAGCAAGATTCCCGGCTTCATCGCGCCGACGGTGCGCGAGCGCCTGGCGCGGGGCGAGTCCATTGCCAGCGTGGCGGTGTTGCCGGCCCTGTTCCTGGCCTATCTGCAGCGCTGGCATGCGGGTCAGATTCCCTACACCTACCAGGATCAGGCCATGGACCCAGCGGCCGCGCATGCGATCTGCGAGGCCGCCGATCCGGTCGCTGCGTTCGCCGCCGATCCGGTGCTGTGGGGCGAATTGGCCGGAGATCCCCGACTGGTTCAGGGCTTGCGGGCGGCCAGCGAAAAGG
The Roseateles amylovorans genome window above contains:
- a CDS encoding carbohydrate ABC transporter permease; translated protein: MTSRRRSAFSPALALRTVAAWAVALLLFFPLAWLFLTAFKTELQAIAVPPQLIFAPTLENFHEVQERSDYLLYAKNSVITSVLSTVLGLLLAAPAAYAMAFHRGKFTRDILMWMLSTKMMPAVGALVPIYVLAQKSHLLDTQLALIIVFAMSNLPIMVWMLYSHFKDIPPEILEAARMDGTTLWQEVRLVLLPLGMGGIASTGLLCLVLSWNEAFWSLNLSAAKAGTLATLIASYSSPEGLFWAKLSAASLMAIAPIVVFGWFSQKQLVQGLTFGAVK
- the dalD gene encoding D-arabinitol 4-dehydrogenase, coding for MTTAQDTLTILHLGLGSFHRAHQAVYLHELHALGDTRWVLAGGNLRPDMPETIAALQAQGGAYTLETVSAQGERRYTWIESIRTVVSHTPDLAGLIEIAVRPSTRIISFTVTEAGYYLDSRHQLDWAAAPDLQADLQALRDGRAGSTLYGALTTLLRARMQAGAGALTLLNCDNLRHNGDRSRGGLLQFVRALGDDALAAWIEAHTTSPNAMVDRITPRPTPEVAARVLTATGRTDPAALMGESFIQWVIEDRFANGRPDWARVGAELVESVAPYEEAKIRLLNATHSCIAWAGTLVGYRFIHEGTHDPAIRQLAYDYVTDDTIPVLSPSPLDLAAYRDVVLERFGNPAIEDTNQRVAMDGFSKIPGFIAPTVRERLARGESIASVAVLPALFLAYLQRWHAGQIPYTYQDQAMDPAAAHAICEAADPVAAFAADPVLWGELAGDPRLVQGLRAASEKVAGFVAQHASGRAG
- a CDS encoding ABC transporter substrate-binding protein; this encodes MPASLLVAPVRLAAAAAAVALSFGGLAQAQTELVIATVNNGHMIEMQKLGKHFEQANPDIKLKWVTLEEGVLRQRVTTDIATKGGQFDVMTIGLYEAPIWSKKGWLQELKTDAAYDVDDLLPAVRSGLSMDGKLFAAPFYAESSMLMYRKDLADKAGVQVPERPTWPQIKDLASKIHDPKNGVYGICLRGKPGWGDNMAFITTLVNTFGGQWFDMQWKPQLESKPWKEAVSFYVDLLKNYGPPGSSANSFNEILALTNSGKCGMWVDATIAASFVSDPKQSKVAAQMAFAQAPTMNTPKGANWLWSWNLAIPAGSKKVAAAQKFISWSTSKDYIQLVAKTNGWANVPTGTRKSTYANPEFQKAARFAAAEKTAIDSANPTDSTLPKSPYVGVQFAAIPEFQAIGIAVGQQMSSALAGRTTVDAALKAGQVTADREMRKGGYYK
- a CDS encoding ABC transporter ATP-binding protein translates to MAYLELRGIEKFFAQHRAIKGIDLTIEKGEFIVFVGPSGCGKSTLLRLIAGLEEIDGGTLRLDGRDITEQPSSKRDLAMVFQSYALYPHMSVYENMSFALKLAKVDPAVIREKVERAADILNLTAYLKRTPKELSGGQRQRVAIGRAIVRAPKVFLFDEPLSNLDAALRGQTRVEIAKLHRDLGATTIYVTHDQVEAMTLADRVVVLRDGQIEQVGTPLELYDRPANQFVAQFIGTPQMNVVPSLQLPDAVQQLGPQAAAGGAIGLRPEAVSVMPKGQGAIAGQVSLVESLGAETLLYVRTLEGAQLVARMSERTGLQPGDDVSLNVATDAAHWFDSAGRVVHAQRAVS
- a CDS encoding carbohydrate ABC transporter permease, with product MKRLIPRLLLAPAIGTLFLWMIVPLGMTIYFSLIRYNLMQPDQTGFAGLENFEFFVTDPSFGAAVVNTLLLLGSVILVTVVLGVAIALLIHEPFPGRGIVRVLLISPFFVMPTVNALLWKNMMMNPIYGVLAQVWIFFGAQPVDWLTDHPLFSVIVMVAWQWLPFATLIFMTALQSMDTEQLEAARMDGATYLQQLRYLYLPHLGRSIAVVVMIEMIFLLGVFAEIYTTTAGGPGDASTNVTFLIFKQALLNFDAGVASAGALFAVVLANVASLFLIRLVGKNLDK